Within Ipomoea triloba cultivar NCNSP0323 chromosome 9, ASM357664v1, the genomic segment aatatattacattaaacTGAGACTATAATATTACTTTATTTGGATTATTTTCAATGAAGTTCGATTTTTCGGCACTTCGTTTTTACATAATAGTTGGAGATTGTTTTATTCTGATTAATACACCCTCTATCTCTACCATTTACatccactgttgcaaaaatcccgccccTAGGCGCTAGGGGccggccggccgcctagcgtattaccataatcggtggtctagctGGCCGACCGGCTAGACAGTCGCCTAGGTcacttaatatttaatatttagattaatatttaacattttagtagtaactattaaattatatattaaataatttataattattagtcttaaaaatatttaaaattttttattatatatatatatacacacacatatatatatacatgcatctAGGCACCCTAGACGCTGGGCACCGCTAGGCACTGCGGACGCTCGAGAAGCGCatagtgattttttcaaccatgtttaAACCATTGTGTTTCCTTCCTCGCATTATGATTTATAATTGAATATAAGTCAATTACTTATAGACttaattttacattaaaaatcAATCATGTCAagagaatatataaattttaaaaaaatgtaaaaagtaaagtaaatgtattattacttaattatttaattattatattattttacctAAATTCAagattagaaaagaaaaatcagACATTGGTTGAGGATACAAGGAGATTTATTCTAAAAGTTAATTAATGATTGATGTTGATCATTGTCCTTaaatcaacacaaactcattcTTTCATGGTATGAcagatatttttataatttttttttaaaagttattaaTTGGCTGGCTGTTCTAATTACTACCTGTGGCAGTGTACCATGTTTGCATATTGTGGACTTCTTCTACTTTGCCATTAAATATCTCCCAATTAAATTAGAAGTAAGATCTCTCATATAAAGTGCTTACCCCTACTAATacctctatatttttttatacattatttaaagAGTTTGGAAATCAAGTTTAGACattctaaaaattattgttaagaTCAAGTACTTACTACTATCCTATACTAATGCCTAtatctattatatttaatttgtgatgACAAGAGGAGAGTATAATTCAGATTATTAAAACTAACATTATTCAAAATCTGAAccgaattttaaatttgaattaatcCAAATAGTAATCAGATCAGTTCGGatattttaaagtattatatatggtatatcATATATCAGGTTTACTTGTTAACATTTTATCTGACCCAAAAACTCAAACCAACCCTAacttttgttataaatattgaataaattattattagctattaaatatatttcataataaaattattttaattttcaaaactcTCTTGATTAGCTAATTTGTTAgtattttgtgttatttttAGTGTGATgccatataaaaatattaatactcaaataataaaatcaataacaacattttaaattaaataatttttttgagtatacCCAAACTAACGTGAAGTAATTTTATCTGATCTAACTCAAACATATCTAAATTTGGATTTTAAAAGCATCACCcaaaatttttagattaatgaaataaaattagggTATCACTCCAGACTAATATATATCTGTTTTCTTATACACGAAAACATCAAATATgcttattataatataaaaacgtAGACACTATACTATAACTATTTGTACGTAAAAAAGAACATACatcattaaaattttacatgatcgatgcaaataatatatatgcattaatTAGTTCATTCTGATGTCCTAAATGGTGAATATATTTTTCAGAATTTAATGTGTCATCAACATTAAATGCGCAATGAACTGGCCGGGTCAGTGCATGGAAGTTCGAAGCAATAAATCTACTGAAAGAAGTTTCCATAAATTAAAATGGACTGCTCTCTCTACATATTGTCATATACATTCATTTATGGCCTGGCGCAGGAAGGCAATGTAACTGCAGGTTACGACTATGAATACTTTCCAAGTTAAACAAGCAAAAAAAATATGGCCTAAaacttgtttttcttcttcattcaaCTCTATCTAATGTTTTCAAGATTTGTGAAGTTTGAGGCCTGCAGAAGGGCTTTAATAAGGTTTGAAAAAGAGGGAGAAAAAGATGCCAGCTGCGGTTTGGTTTTCCTTGAAGAAGTCATTGAATTGCAGATCAGAGGTGGGAGAGGTTCATGACCCGAATTATGGAGGGGGgagaaatttggggaaaatttcGACGAGTACTAGGAAGAGTACGACGATTCGGTCAGGGTGTTCGAGGTCGATTGCGAATCTTAAGGATGTTGTGATTCATGGGAGCAAGAGGCACACCGAGAATCCACAACTGCAAAGCCCAAGATCTATTGGGAGTAGTGAGCTATTGAATCCAATTGTTCATGAGGTGGTTCTTAATAATTCAACCTGTGAGCTCAAGATTACGAGCTATCCTTTCCAAGATGGCGGCGGCGGGTGTGGTGGCGCTAGCGGCGGCGGTGGTGGTTCAGGTTCACCGTTTGTGGGTACGCTTAAGCCTGGGACTCCTGGCCCTGGAGGGCACCAGGTGGCTCCCTCCAAGAGGCCTGGAGGGTTAGGCAGCCCCATGAGAATAGGGTCGTCTGGTAGCCTTTCAAAGAGGACAGGATCTGGATTTGGTGGCATAGTTGTCCGGCCTCGGCCTAGGCCCCGGCCTAAGCCTAATTGTGGAGGTGATTACAATGGTTTTCAGGCTTTGACTTGCCATAAATGTGGTGAGCAATTCTCAAAATGGGATGCTGTTGAATCACATCACCTTTCCCAACATGCTGGTAAGACCATCATTctaacacaaattatatattgatgttTTCAAGAACTCCCGCCCTGTTGGGCGGAGGCtggtaaaggccaagtctagcactcGGTAGCTTGAAGATTGTTGGATGGAGATCAGTAAAGAATTTAAAGGGTCAAAATCCAACACCCAACGTCTCAAAAACATGTGGTGGtatgagaaaataaagttacaccAACCTTTGCTACGAACTAGagcttttggcatagtggtaaACACttatcctaacaagtggtatcagtcGAGTCATAGCAATAACATTTAAGATTGGTTGATACTGGGAAGGGGAATTGTTGAGCAAAGGCCGGGCAAAAATCTATTAGCATTTAAGACTGGTTGGTGTTGGGGGCCTCTGCCAcaagctatagcttttggcggtAGTGGAGGTATTCTCCTGTTGGTAGTCGaatttgtaaccttgtggttaccaactGGTTTGGGTTAATTTGTAATACTAACTGAACAATCAACATGCTTAGTCACTTAATCCATACTTCAAAGCTTCATCTATCTATGATTCTTGAAAGTTAAAACGTGCATTTCATCTATGATTTGATTGCAGTTACACAGCTTGTTGAAGGGGACTCATCAAGGAACATTGTAGAAATGATCTGCAGAACCAGCTGGGCAACAAAGTCCGACAACACTACCAATTGCAATGGGATCGAGAGGATCCTGAAGGTGCACAATATGCAGAAAACACTGGCTGAATTCGAAGAGTATCGCGAACGGGTGAAGATCAAAGCCAGCAAACTAGCCAAGAAACACGCGCGTTGCCTAGCAGATGGGAACGAGCTGTTAAGGTTCCACGGCACAACCGTAGAATGCAACCTCGGCGCAAATGACTCCTCGAGCCTTTGTACCTCGGAGAAATGCAACGTTTGCCAGATCCTGAGACGCGGTTTTATAATCAAGAAGGAAATCAACGGAGGGGTTGGAGTTTTCACAGCTTCTACTAGCAGTAGAGCACTTGAAGACATTGAATTAAGCTGTGGAAACCAAGCTAAGAGGAAGGCACTGATAGTGTGCAGAGTGATTGCTGGGAGAGTGCACAGACCACTGGAGAATGTTGAAGAATTGGCAGGCCAATCTGGGTTTGATTCATTGGCTGGGAAAGTAGGCCTTTACTCAAACGTTGAAGAGCTCTTTTTGTTGGATCCCAGGGCTTTGCTTCCTTGCTTTGTGGTAATCTGCAAAGCATAAAATGGAATTGAAAATCAAGGAAATGGAATGTCATTGCATCAGTGTTATGTACTGGTCACAAAAGAATTATGTAACTTTCtcgtaaattaaagaaattgaatgTTACTGTATACCGGTCACAAAAAGATTTCATTTGTTTCCGAAGATTATAGTTTAATTTATCACGAACTGGCTGGAGTGAtcaattttgtttacttttttccattgtttttacttgtttaacAATTGGGTCATTTTGttcttgtcaaaaaaaaaaacaattgggTCATTTTGTCAGAGAATTGCAGGGATTTCGTGATGATTGATGGTTGGTGAGCTTTTAGTAGCTCTTGTCCAACTGCATATCTTATAGTAATTGCTTTGTCGGAAATATAAATGATATGATGTTCTTCAATTCCCTGAGTGTTTATTTGAACAACCTTTCCATTCAATTTTAGGACTGTTTTAGAATCAATTGAcaaatatagattttttttggggggtaaTATGAACTAATTtggaaaatattaaaattaatgtttaatttgcattttttttaaaaataattatcttgATGGAGAtgcattttctaaaaataatttggaaaacattaaaattgatttaaaaagtGCATTAggcctttatttatttattattattacttgatGGAGATTCATTGCTTAGCACATTTAGAAGCACTTCATTGCTTGAGCACAAATTTGTTTGATTTTAGCGGCTTATTTTCTCTATGGCTGCTTGCACGATTTTTTTAAGCTTGGTAACTACTTCttctaaattttatatttttgtctgAAGAATAATGTTCTCTTGGGTTTTTGAAGTTGTCCTTGTGCATATCATGAGtttttaatatcaaattaaa encodes:
- the LOC116028687 gene encoding uncharacterized protein LOC116028687; the protein is MPAAVWFSLKKSLNCRSEVGEVHDPNYGGGRNLGKISTSTRKSTTIRSGCSRSIANLKDVVIHGSKRHTENPQLQSPRSIGSSELLNPIVHEVVLNNSTCELKITSYPFQDGGGGCGGASGGGGGSGSPFVGTLKPGTPGPGGHQVAPSKRPGGLGSPMRIGSSGSLSKRTGSGFGGIVVRPRPRPRPKPNCGGDYNGFQALTCHKCGEQFSKWDAVESHHLSQHAVTQLVEGDSSRNIVEMICRTSWATKSDNTTNCNGIERILKVHNMQKTLAEFEEYRERVKIKASKLAKKHARCLADGNELLRFHGTTVECNLGANDSSSLCTSEKCNVCQILRRGFIIKKEINGGVGVFTASTSSRALEDIELSCGNQAKRKALIVCRVIAGRVHRPLENVEELAGQSGFDSLAGKVGLYSNVEELFLLDPRALLPCFVVICKA